In Victivallis sp. Marseille-Q1083, the genomic stretch AGTCAATGGCAAACGCAATCTGGTGCTTGATTTAAGTAAAGTAACCTTCATCGCGTCGCTTGGAATGCGGATGATTCTGGGGGGCGCGAAGAAGATGGTTCACAACCAGTGCAAACTGGTGTTGCTGCATCCGCAGCCGCTGGTGGAGAATGCGTTGGAAGTCGCCGGGTTGAAGTCGATCATTGAGATCGTCGATGACCTCGATACGGCGTTGGCGCTGGTAAAATAATTCGTTTTTTTTCGCGTCCGGGCGGGCACGGCAGGTATGGCGACGAAACTGAACTATCGGGTTGACAACAACAT encodes the following:
- a CDS encoding STAS domain-containing protein, which codes for MEIHVVDRGENYALVTLNGSLDIAGVQKIEMDFLNEVNGKRNLVLDLSKVTFIASLGMRMILGGAKKMVHNQCKLVLLHPQPLVENALEVAGLKSIIEIVDDLDTALALVK